In Erythrobacter litoralis HTCC2594, a single genomic region encodes these proteins:
- a CDS encoding cation transporter — protein sequence MSLDDSEDCGCTGDPERAVDDPQYRRALWIVIILNVGFGMIELAAGFLAASQALKADALDFLGDGSITFIGLLALGWTASTRARVALAQGLFLAALGVSVIGAAIWRMFDMVQPEAGIMGWVGFVALLINLAAVFVLARFRKGGDAQARAIWLFSRNDALANVAVIVAAGLVYWLGSAWPDIIVAAAIAFLFLHSALEIIRHARSDMKTQQIA from the coding sequence ATGAGTTTAGATGATTCGGAAGACTGTGGTTGCACCGGCGACCCCGAGAGGGCGGTTGACGATCCGCAATACCGCCGCGCGCTTTGGATCGTGATTATCCTCAATGTCGGTTTCGGCATGATCGAGCTGGCCGCCGGGTTTTTAGCCGCGAGCCAGGCGCTCAAAGCCGACGCGCTGGATTTCCTTGGCGATGGCTCGATCACCTTCATCGGACTGCTTGCGCTCGGATGGACGGCATCGACGCGTGCTCGGGTGGCGCTCGCGCAAGGTTTGTTTCTGGCGGCGCTTGGTGTGAGTGTGATCGGCGCGGCGATCTGGCGCATGTTCGATATGGTGCAGCCGGAAGCCGGCATCATGGGCTGGGTGGGTTTTGTCGCCCTGCTTATCAACCTTGCCGCCGTTTTTGTGCTCGCTCGCTTTCGCAAAGGAGGCGATGCTCAAGCGCGCGCGATATGGCTATTTTCACGCAACGATGCCCTGGCCAATGTCGCGGTCATCGTCGCAGCCGGTTTGGTTTATTGGTTGGGAAGCGCATGGCCTGATATCATCGTGGCCGCTGCGATTGCGTTTTTGTTCCTCCATTCGGCTCTCGAAATTATCCGCCATGCGCGCAGCGATATGAAAACGCAGCAGATTGCATGA
- a CDS encoding MerR family transcriptional regulator: protein MQIGKIARATGTKVNTVRYYEEIGLLKPAPRSQSGRRIYADADVERLAFIRRARGLGFSVSEVRSLLEVSDAPNRDCKDAATLARNHLRRVEEQIEQLQAMRQELIGLARACDGGTATDCGIIGGLARKSA, encoded by the coding sequence ATGCAGATAGGAAAAATTGCCCGCGCGACCGGGACCAAAGTCAACACCGTTCGCTATTATGAAGAGATCGGTCTTCTGAAGCCCGCTCCGCGCTCCCAGTCGGGACGAAGGATTTACGCAGACGCCGATGTCGAACGGCTCGCATTCATCCGGCGGGCTCGGGGTTTGGGCTTTTCGGTGTCCGAAGTTCGCTCGCTGCTCGAAGTGTCGGACGCACCAAACCGGGATTGCAAGGACGCTGCGACTTTGGCACGAAATCATTTGCGCCGGGTGGAAGAGCAGATCGAACAGCTGCAGGCGATGAGACAGGAACTGATCGGCCTGGCACGGGCCTGCGATGGGGGCACTGCCACCGACTGCGGCATCATCGGCGGGCTTGCTAGAAAATCCGCCTGA
- the lspA gene encoding signal peptidase II, with product MSTGPRPDFYRPENQRYLPIIQGTNMYRSLGLSIAVAVFASDLISKWLIVNVVMDPARVIDVFPFFNLVLGYNRGVTFGLLSSGNPIAPYLLSGFALLVVGVLARWLWRSTVRLESAAIGSIIGGALGNVADRLADGAVTDFLDFYVGGYHWPAFNLADVGIVLGVALFLVTWWSGETQRDDGTAPKV from the coding sequence ATGAGTACCGGGCCCAGACCTGATTTCTATCGTCCAGAGAATCAGAGATATCTGCCGATCATCCAAGGAACCAATATGTACCGAAGTCTTGGTCTTTCGATCGCCGTCGCAGTCTTCGCGAGCGATCTCATTTCAAAATGGCTTATTGTGAATGTGGTCATGGACCCTGCCCGCGTGATAGATGTTTTTCCATTCTTCAATCTGGTGCTCGGATATAATCGCGGTGTTACATTCGGCCTCCTGAGTTCCGGCAATCCAATCGCGCCCTATTTGCTGTCCGGGTTCGCGCTTCTTGTCGTGGGCGTTCTGGCCAGATGGCTCTGGCGCAGTACCGTACGCCTCGAATCCGCCGCGATAGGTTCGATCATTGGCGGTGCATTGGGTAACGTTGCCGACCGACTGGCGGACGGAGCGGTCACCGATTTTCTCGACTTCTATGTCGGCGGCTATCACTGGCCGGCGTTCAATCTCGCGGATGTCGGAATAGTCCTTGGAGTGGCATTGTTTCTCGTTACCTGGTGGTCCGGAGAAACGCAGCGCGACGATGGCACCGCGCCGAAAGTGTAG